AAGAACTCTCGCTTGAGTGATTTTCTCCCTtgctatttttatctttaatttctttccatctGGTGACTTTGGctttaattttctgttctttttctagtttctcatAGAGGAAGTGCAAGTACCTTATTTGAaacctttttctgtcttttaacagAAGCATTTAAAGCTATAAGTTTGCCTCTAACGACTGTGTTAGCTGCTCCTCCCAAGTTTTGGAGCGCTGTGTATTCTCTTTCAGTTCAGAGCACTTTCTGATCACCCCTGGGGTTCTCGATGCAGTTGTAATTGAGAGTGCAGAGCCAGCTCGTCACCACCCTGGTCTCCATCCCCTGGCAGACATTCCCCCACTCGTACACCCAGCAGGCACTTTGTAACGACTAGCGACTAGCGTGCCTCCGTGTGTGGGGTCCCTGCTGTGAGCTGGGCTGCTCCGTGACTCTTGTGCACTTAGAGGCTCAGGGTGGTTTCGCTTCCCTGTCTCCTTCGCCGGCTGTGAACGCCCGAGGCAGAACCTGTCCCCAGCTTGTCCCGGTCCCCTCCAGCAGTGCCTTGCAGGGGGGCCTAAGCCGAGCGCCACACAGACAGGCACGCACTTGCCGGGTGTCCAGAACAGCCGTGCGGGGTGGGGACACGGTTGTTGCTGGCGTGGTACAGACCCAGAGAAAGCGGGCTCCGGGCGAAGCGGCTGGCTCAGGGGCACGCAGTCTGCCCCACGGCATCCTGCCAGCCCGGCAGGCTCCTCTCCCTGAGCCCAGCGCTTCTCAGTCTTCCTCGGTGACGCCTGAACCTGGAGGGCTGAGAAGGCTGCTCCTTCTCAAGGGGCCCGtaatggggaggtggggggaggcgtTCCCTGAATCATAGGCTGCGGGGGGGCACCAGGAAGGGCCGGGCTCCCCCCGCACCTCGTCCCTGGTGGCTCTGCTCCCACCCCACGTGCCTGGCTGCCCAGGTGGGGCTCAGCCTCTCGCTCCCTGCTCCCCGTGGACGTGGGTACGGTTGGCTCCCTCGTCGGGGACCGGACGTCCCCCTGACCCTCAGTCTGTTTTCAGTCCCACAGAATAACGAGAAGCTTCAGGAGAGCCCGTGCATCTTTGCGCTGACACCAAGGCAAGTGGAGCTGATCCGGAACTCCAGGTGCGCTGTGCCCCGCACCCCTGCCGACCTCCTCGGCGGGCGGTGGGCTGGCGTGGTCTGGGGCGAGCTGGCCttgccgggcggggggggggccttCGGCAGGCCCCACGGAGGCCCGACGCCCCGTCCCACCCCCACCGTGTGTGTGGTGGTCCCTGCCCCCTGTCCTGGACAGCGCGCTTAGTCTGTGTGCCCTCGCTGCCTTTGACCCGCGGCCCCGGACAGGGCCAGTGTCCCCTCCAGCACGGCTCCCCTCGGCGCTgctggcttgggggaggggggccctgtgccctgggcggggggtgggggggcctcagCGGCATCCCCAGCTCCCGTCCCACTTGATGGCGGGAGCCTCCCTGGTTGTGATGAACACGCATGTCCCCCCAGACACTGCCCGGGGTCCTGCAGGGCCCCTGAGCGAGGACAGATGAGGGACGAAGGCCGTCCCCGGTCTCTGCTATCTGAGGCCTTTCCGTCTGCAGCTGAGACAGAAGTCACCGCTGGAGCAGCCACTTGTTGGCCACTTGGCCCGTGCCAGGCCCATACCCACCAACCTATTTAATATCCACGCGGACACCCCCCGAGTTGTCCAGAGAGGGGGGTCCTTTGTCCCGGTCAGCAGTGAGTAGTCAGGAGAGGAGGCTTCAGTCAGCACCCACGGACTTCGTCACCAGGGGAGGTGGCAGGTTAGCCCGTGTGGCGTGCTCAGTGCCCTCCTGACTCGCtgacccctctcctcccctctgacCCCCTCGGCGCACAGAGAGCTGCAGCCCGGGATCAAGGCCGTGCAGGTGGTCCTCAGGTAAGCTGGGTGGGCCGCGGCCCCCGCCACGCCCACCGCAGGTGCCTCCCACcgggcccctctccctcctgacGGTGTCTCTCGGGCTCCCCgctcacgggggggggggggggggggggcccccccccccccccccccttgcggctgcccccccccccccccccccccccccgggcggcctcccggggccccccccgggggggggggggggggggggtcctgctcctcctctcttcctgctgTGTGTCCTTGCCTCTGCCTGCGGACATGTCCCCAGGTAGCCTCGCTCAGACCAGCTCTTGGGCCCCGagaccgccccacccccaccccagtaccGTGCAGAACGGCGATCCACCTGCCGGGCAGACGTGGCCCCTGTGGCCTCCGCCCGGGCCCCACgtccaccctcccacccctctcaGGGCCACCCCTCCATCCAGAGCCCCCTTTCACGGCCTGATGGGCTCCGCTGCCATTGCAGAATTTGCTACTCGGACACCAGCGGCCCCCAGGAGGACCAGTACCCACCCAACATCGCCGTGAAGGTCAACCACAGCTACTGCTCCGTCCCGGTGAGCGGGGCGCCCCGGCGGCCCTGGGCCTGCTCTCGGGGGCGGGGCTGAGGGCGCGGAAGGAGCATCTTCCGCGGTGTGAGCCCCCATGGCTGCTTCCAGGGCTACTACCCCTCGAATAAGCCTGGAGTGGAGCCCAAGAGGCCGTGTCGCCCCATCAACCTCACCCACCTCATGTACCTTTCCTCGGCCACCAACCGCATCACCGTCACCTGGGGAAACTATGGCAAGGTGAGTAGGGTTGGGGCGCTGCCCGCCTGCCCGCCACCACGCCCCGCTCCCCCCAGGGGGGCCCtgacagcccctcccctgcctgtatCCCCAGAGCTACTCCGTGGCCTTGTACTTGGTGCGACAGCTGACCTCTTCGGAGCTGCTGCAGAGGTTGAAAACCATCGGGGTGAAGCATCCAGAGCTGTGCAAGGCGCTGGGTGAGCTCGTGGGAGGGGCGCGCCCCAGCATCCGTGCATCACCCCGGGGAGCGTGGGAGGAGGAGCGGAGCCAGTCACAGACGAGGCAGGGACGAGGGAGGTGTGCTCTCTAGCCCAGCGAGCCCGGGGCGGTGAGAGCTCGGGGTGAAGCCCGCCGGCATCCTGGCAGGGTGAGCACCTGGGGGCCGTTCCCACAGCCCCGAGCCGGGCACGTCCCTGGAGAC
The Panthera uncia isolate 11264 chromosome A2, Puncia_PCG_1.0, whole genome shotgun sequence genome window above contains:
- the PIAS4 gene encoding E3 SUMO-protein ligase PIAS4 isoform X2, translating into MAAELVEAKNMVMSFRVSDLQMLLGFVGRSKSGLKHELVTRALQLVQFDCSPELFKKIKELYETRYAKKSSEPVPQPHRPLDPLTMHSTYDRAGTVPRTPLSGPNIDYPVLYGKYLNGLGRLPAKTLKPEVRLVKLPFFNMLDELLKPTELVPQNNEKLQESPCIFALTPRQLQPGIKAVQVVLRICYSDTSGPQEDQYPPNIAVKVNHSYCSVPGYYPSNKPGVEPKRPCRPINLTHLMYLSSATNRITVTWGNYGKSYSVALYLVRQLTSSELLQRLKTIGVKHPELCKALGELVGGARPSIRASPRGAWEEERSQSQTRQGRGRCAL
- the PIAS4 gene encoding E3 SUMO-protein ligase PIAS4 isoform X1, coding for MAAELVEAKNMVMSFRVSDLQMLLGFVGRSKSGLKHELVTRALQLVQFDCSPELFKKIKELYETRYAKKSSEPVPQPHRPLDPLTMHSTYDRAGTVPRTPLSGPNIDYPVLYGKYLNGLGRLPAKTLKPEVRLVKLPFFNMLDELLKPTELVPQNNEKLQESPCIFALTPRQVELIRNSRELQPGIKAVQVVLRICYSDTSGPQEDQYPPNIAVKVNHSYCSVPGYYPSNKPGVEPKRPCRPINLTHLMYLSSATNRITVTWGNYGKSYSVALYLVRQLTSSELLQRLKTIGVKHPELCKALGELVGGARPSIRASPRGAWEEERSQSQTRQGRGRCAL